A window of Pan paniscus chromosome 10, NHGRI_mPanPan1-v2.0_pri, whole genome shotgun sequence contains these coding sequences:
- the ITGB7 gene encoding integrin beta-7 isoform X1, whose translation MVALPMVFVLLLVLSRGESELDAKIPSTGDATEWRNPHLSMLGSCQPAPSCQKCILSHPSCAWCKQLNFTASGEAEARRCARREELLARGCPLEELEEPRGQQEVLQDQPLSQGARGEGATQLAPQRVRVTLRPGEPQQLQVRFLRAEGYPVDLYYLMDLSYSMKDDLERVRQLGHALLVRLQEVTHSVRIGFGSFVDKTVLPFVSTVPSKLRHPCPTRLERCQSPFSFHHVLSLTGDAQAFEREVGRQSVSGNLDSPEGGFDAILQAALCQEQIGWRNVSRLLVFTSDDTFHTAGDGKLGGIFMPSDGHCHLDSNGLYSRSTEFDYPSVGQVAQALSAANIQPIFAVTSAALPVYQELSKLIPKSAVGELSEDSSNVVQLIMDAYNSLSSTVTLEHSSLPPGVHISYESQCEGPEKREGKAEDRGQCNHVRINQTVTFWVSLQATHCLPEPHLLRLRALGFSEELIVELHTLCDCNCSDTQPQAPHCSDGQGHLQCGVCSCAPGRLGRLCECSVAELSSPDLESGCRAPNGTGPLCSGKGHCQCGRCSCSGQSSGHLCECDDASCERHEGILCGGFGRCQCGVCHCHANRTGRACECSGDMDSCISPEGGLCSGHGRCKCNRCQCLDGYYGALCDQCPGCKTPCERHRDCAECGAFGTGPLATNCSTACAHTNVTLALAPILDDGWCKERTLDNQLFFFLVEDDARGTVVLRVRPQEKGADHTQAIVLGCVGGIVAVGLGLVLAYRLSVEIYDRREYSRFEKEQQQLNWKQDSNPLYKSAITTTINPRFQEADSPTL comes from the exons atggtggctttgCCAATGGTCTTTGTTTTGCTGCTGGTCCTGAGCAGAGGTGAGAGTGAATTGGACGCCAAGATCCCATCCACAGGGGATGCCACAGAATGGCGGAATCCTCACCTGTCCATGCTGGGGTCCTGCCAGCCAGCCCCCTCCTGCCAGAAGTGCATCCTCTCACACCCCAGCTGTGCATGGTGCAAGCAACTG AACTTCACCGCGTCGGGAGAGGCGGAGGCGCGGCGCTGCGCCCGACGAGAGGAGCTGCTGGCTCGAGGCTGCCCgctggaggagctggaggagcCCCGCGGCCAGCAGGAGGTGCTTCAGGACCAGCCGCTCAGCCAGGGCGCCCGCGGAGAGGGTGCCACCCAGCTGGCGCCGCAGCGGGTCCGGGTCACGCTGCGGCCTG GGGAGCCCCAGCAGCTCCAGGTCCGCTTCCTTCGTGCTGAGGGATACCCGGTGGACCTGTACTACCTTATGGACCTGAGCTACTCCATGAAGGACGACCTGGAACGCGTGCGCCAGCTCGGGCACGCTCTGCTGGTCCGGCTGCAGGAAGTCACCCATTCTGTGCGCATTG gtTTTGGTTCCTTTGTGGACAAAACAGTGCTGCCCTTTGTGAGCACAGTACCCTCCAAGCTGCGCCACCCCTGCCCCACCCGGCTGGAGCGCTGCCAGTCACCCTTCAGCTTTCACCATGTGCTGTCCCTGACGGGGGACGCACAAGCCTTCGAGCGGGAGGTGGGGCGCCAGAGTGTGTCCGGCAATCTGGACTCGCCTGAAGGTGGCTTTGATGCCATTCTGCAGGCTGCACTCTGCCAG GAGCAGATTGGCTGGAGAAATGTGTCCCGGCTGCTGGTGTTCACTTCAGATGACACATTCCATACAGCTGGGGACGGGAAGTTGGGCGGCATTTTCATGCCCAGTGATGGGCACTGCCACTTGGACAGCAATGGCCTCTACAGTCGCAGCACAGAGTTT GACTACCCTTCTGTGGGTCAGGTAGCCCAGGCCCTCTCTGCAGCCAATATCCAGCCCATCTTTGCTGTCACCAGTGCCGCACTGCCTGTCTACCAG GAGCTGAGTAAGCTGATTCCTAAGTCTGCAGTTGGGGAGCTGAGTGAGGACTCCAGCAACGTGGTACAGCTCATCATGGATGCTTATAAT AGCCTGTCTTCCACCGTGACCCTTGAACACTCTTCACTCCCTCCTGGGGTCCACATTTCTTACGAATCCCAGTGTGAGGGTCCTGAGAAGAGGGAGGGTAAGGCTGAGGATCGAGGACAGTGCAACCACGTCCGAATCAACCAGACG GTGACTTTCTGGGTTTCTCTCCAAGCCACCCACTGCCTCCCAGAGCCCCATCTCCTGAGGCTCCGGGCCCTTGGCTTCTCAGAGGAGCTGATTGTGGAGTTGCACACGCTGTGTGACTGTAATTGCAGTGACACCCAGCCCCAGGCTCCCCACTGCAGTGATGGCCAGGGACACCTACAATGTGGTGTATGCAG CTGTGCCCCTGGCCGCCTAGGTCGGCTCTGTGAGTGCTCTGTGGCAGAGCTGTCCTCCCCAGACCTGGAATCTGGGTGCCGGGCTCCCAATGGCACAGGGCCCCTGTGCAGTGGAAAGGGTCACTGTCAATGTGGACGCTGCAGCTGCAGTGGACAGAGCTCTGGGCATCTGTGCGAGTGTGATGATGCCAGCTGTGAGCGACATGAGGGCATCCTCTGCGGAG GCTTTGGTCGCTGCCAATGTGGAGTATGTCACTGTCATGCCAACCGCACGGGCAGAGCATGCGAATGCAGTGGGGACATGGACAGTTGCATCAGTCCCGAGGGAGGGCTCTGCAGTGGGCATGGACGCTGCAAATGCAACCGCTGCCAGTGCTTGGACGGCTACTATGGTGCTCTATGCGACCAATGCCCAGGCTGCAAGACACCATGCGAGAGACACCG GGACTGTGCAGAGTGTGGGGCCTTCGGGACTGGCCCACTGGCCACCAACTGCAGTACAGCTTGTGCCCATACCAATGTGACCCTGGCCTTGGCCCCTATCTTGGATGATGGCTGGTGCAAAGAGAGGACCCTGGACAACCAGCTGTTCTTCTTCTTGGTGGAGGATGACGCCAGAGGCACGGTCGTGCTCAGAGTGAGACCCCAAGAAA AGGGAGCAGACCACACCCAGGCCATTGTGCTGGGCTGCGTAGGGGGCATCGTggcagtggggctggggctggtccTGGCTTACCGGCTCTCGGTGGAAATCTATGACCGCCGGGAATACAGTCGCTTTGAGAAGGAGCAGCAACAACTCAACTGGAAGCAG GACAGTAATCCTCTCTACAAAAGTGCCATCACAACCACCATCAATCCTCGCTTTCAAGAGGCAGACAGTCCCACTCTCTGA
- the ITGB7 gene encoding integrin beta-7 isoform X2: MVALPMVFVLLLVLSRGESELDAKIPSTGDATEWRNPHLSMLGSCQPAPSCQKCILSHPSCAWCKQLNFTASGEAEARRCARREELLARGCPLEELEEPRGQQEVLQDQPLSQGARGEGATQLAPQRVRVTLRPGEPQQLQVRFLRAEGYPVDLYYLMDLSYSMKDDLERVRQLGHALLVRLQEVTHSVRIGFGSFVDKTVLPFVSTVPSKLRHPCPTRLERCQSPFSFHHVLSLTGDAQAFEREVGRQSVSGNLDSPEGGFDAILQAALCQEQIGWRNVSRLLVFTSDDTFHTAGDGKLGGIFMPSDGHCHLDSNGLYSRSTEFELSKLIPKSAVGELSEDSSNVVQLIMDAYNSLSSTVTLEHSSLPPGVHISYESQCEGPEKREGKAEDRGQCNHVRINQTVTFWVSLQATHCLPEPHLLRLRALGFSEELIVELHTLCDCNCSDTQPQAPHCSDGQGHLQCGVCSCAPGRLGRLCECSVAELSSPDLESGCRAPNGTGPLCSGKGHCQCGRCSCSGQSSGHLCECDDASCERHEGILCGGFGRCQCGVCHCHANRTGRACECSGDMDSCISPEGGLCSGHGRCKCNRCQCLDGYYGALCDQCPGCKTPCERHRDCAECGAFGTGPLATNCSTACAHTNVTLALAPILDDGWCKERTLDNQLFFFLVEDDARGTVVLRVRPQEKGADHTQAIVLGCVGGIVAVGLGLVLAYRLSVEIYDRREYSRFEKEQQQLNWKQDSNPLYKSAITTTINPRFQEADSPTL, translated from the exons atggtggctttgCCAATGGTCTTTGTTTTGCTGCTGGTCCTGAGCAGAGGTGAGAGTGAATTGGACGCCAAGATCCCATCCACAGGGGATGCCACAGAATGGCGGAATCCTCACCTGTCCATGCTGGGGTCCTGCCAGCCAGCCCCCTCCTGCCAGAAGTGCATCCTCTCACACCCCAGCTGTGCATGGTGCAAGCAACTG AACTTCACCGCGTCGGGAGAGGCGGAGGCGCGGCGCTGCGCCCGACGAGAGGAGCTGCTGGCTCGAGGCTGCCCgctggaggagctggaggagcCCCGCGGCCAGCAGGAGGTGCTTCAGGACCAGCCGCTCAGCCAGGGCGCCCGCGGAGAGGGTGCCACCCAGCTGGCGCCGCAGCGGGTCCGGGTCACGCTGCGGCCTG GGGAGCCCCAGCAGCTCCAGGTCCGCTTCCTTCGTGCTGAGGGATACCCGGTGGACCTGTACTACCTTATGGACCTGAGCTACTCCATGAAGGACGACCTGGAACGCGTGCGCCAGCTCGGGCACGCTCTGCTGGTCCGGCTGCAGGAAGTCACCCATTCTGTGCGCATTG gtTTTGGTTCCTTTGTGGACAAAACAGTGCTGCCCTTTGTGAGCACAGTACCCTCCAAGCTGCGCCACCCCTGCCCCACCCGGCTGGAGCGCTGCCAGTCACCCTTCAGCTTTCACCATGTGCTGTCCCTGACGGGGGACGCACAAGCCTTCGAGCGGGAGGTGGGGCGCCAGAGTGTGTCCGGCAATCTGGACTCGCCTGAAGGTGGCTTTGATGCCATTCTGCAGGCTGCACTCTGCCAG GAGCAGATTGGCTGGAGAAATGTGTCCCGGCTGCTGGTGTTCACTTCAGATGACACATTCCATACAGCTGGGGACGGGAAGTTGGGCGGCATTTTCATGCCCAGTGATGGGCACTGCCACTTGGACAGCAATGGCCTCTACAGTCGCAGCACAGAGTTT GAGCTGAGTAAGCTGATTCCTAAGTCTGCAGTTGGGGAGCTGAGTGAGGACTCCAGCAACGTGGTACAGCTCATCATGGATGCTTATAAT AGCCTGTCTTCCACCGTGACCCTTGAACACTCTTCACTCCCTCCTGGGGTCCACATTTCTTACGAATCCCAGTGTGAGGGTCCTGAGAAGAGGGAGGGTAAGGCTGAGGATCGAGGACAGTGCAACCACGTCCGAATCAACCAGACG GTGACTTTCTGGGTTTCTCTCCAAGCCACCCACTGCCTCCCAGAGCCCCATCTCCTGAGGCTCCGGGCCCTTGGCTTCTCAGAGGAGCTGATTGTGGAGTTGCACACGCTGTGTGACTGTAATTGCAGTGACACCCAGCCCCAGGCTCCCCACTGCAGTGATGGCCAGGGACACCTACAATGTGGTGTATGCAG CTGTGCCCCTGGCCGCCTAGGTCGGCTCTGTGAGTGCTCTGTGGCAGAGCTGTCCTCCCCAGACCTGGAATCTGGGTGCCGGGCTCCCAATGGCACAGGGCCCCTGTGCAGTGGAAAGGGTCACTGTCAATGTGGACGCTGCAGCTGCAGTGGACAGAGCTCTGGGCATCTGTGCGAGTGTGATGATGCCAGCTGTGAGCGACATGAGGGCATCCTCTGCGGAG GCTTTGGTCGCTGCCAATGTGGAGTATGTCACTGTCATGCCAACCGCACGGGCAGAGCATGCGAATGCAGTGGGGACATGGACAGTTGCATCAGTCCCGAGGGAGGGCTCTGCAGTGGGCATGGACGCTGCAAATGCAACCGCTGCCAGTGCTTGGACGGCTACTATGGTGCTCTATGCGACCAATGCCCAGGCTGCAAGACACCATGCGAGAGACACCG GGACTGTGCAGAGTGTGGGGCCTTCGGGACTGGCCCACTGGCCACCAACTGCAGTACAGCTTGTGCCCATACCAATGTGACCCTGGCCTTGGCCCCTATCTTGGATGATGGCTGGTGCAAAGAGAGGACCCTGGACAACCAGCTGTTCTTCTTCTTGGTGGAGGATGACGCCAGAGGCACGGTCGTGCTCAGAGTGAGACCCCAAGAAA AGGGAGCAGACCACACCCAGGCCATTGTGCTGGGCTGCGTAGGGGGCATCGTggcagtggggctggggctggtccTGGCTTACCGGCTCTCGGTGGAAATCTATGACCGCCGGGAATACAGTCGCTTTGAGAAGGAGCAGCAACAACTCAACTGGAAGCAG GACAGTAATCCTCTCTACAAAAGTGCCATCACAACCACCATCAATCCTCGCTTTCAAGAGGCAGACAGTCCCACTCTCTGA
- the ZNF740 gene encoding zinc finger protein 740 isoform X2 — MKEASLLACEGLAGVSLVPTAASKKMMLSQIASKQAENGERAGSPDVLRCSSQGHRKDSDKSRSRKDDDSLSEASHSKKTVKKVVVVEQNGSFQVKIPKNFVCEHCFGAFRSSYHLKRHILIHTGEKPFECDICDMRFIQKYHLERHKRVHSGEKPYQCERCHQCFSRTDRLLRHKRMCQGCQSKTSDGQFSL, encoded by the exons GCAAGTCTCCTGGCTTGTGAAGGCCTAGCAGGTGTGAGTTTGGTTCCCACTGCAGCCAGCAAGAAGATGATGCTGAGCCAGATTGCCAGCAAGCAGGCCGAGAATGGCGAGCGGGCAGGTAGCCCTGATGTGCTGAGGTGCTCGAGTCAG GGTCACCGAAAAGACAGTGATAAGTCCCGGAGCCGCAAAGATGATGACAGCTTGTCTGAGGCCTCTCATTCAAAAAAGACTGTTAAAAAG GTGGTGGTAGTGGAACAAAATGGTTCTTTTCAAGTAAAGATTCCCAAAAATTTTGTTTGTGAACACTGCTTTGGAGCCTTTCGGAGCAGTTACCACCTAAAGAGGCACATCCTTATTCACACTG GTGAGAAGCCATTTGAATGCGATATATGTGATATGCGTTTCATCCAGAAGTACCACCTGGAACGCCACAAGCGTGTGCACAGTGGTGAAAAGCCTTACCAGTGTGAACGGTGTCATCAG TGTTTTTCTCGGACAGATCGATTACTCAGACACAAACGGATGTGCCAAGGGTGCCAGTCCAAGACTTCCGACGGGCAGTTTTCTCTATAG
- the ZNF740 gene encoding zinc finger protein 740 isoform X1, with the protein MAQASLLACEGLAGVSLVPTAASKKMMLSQIASKQAENGERAGSPDVLRCSSQGHRKDSDKSRSRKDDDSLSEASHSKKTVKKVVVVEQNGSFQVKIPKNFVCEHCFGAFRSSYHLKRHILIHTGEKPFECDICDMRFIQKYHLERHKRVHSGEKPYQCERCHQCFSRTDRLLRHKRMCQGCQSKTSDGQFSL; encoded by the exons GCAAGTCTCCTGGCTTGTGAAGGCCTAGCAGGTGTGAGTTTGGTTCCCACTGCAGCCAGCAAGAAGATGATGCTGAGCCAGATTGCCAGCAAGCAGGCCGAGAATGGCGAGCGGGCAGGTAGCCCTGATGTGCTGAGGTGCTCGAGTCAG GGTCACCGAAAAGACAGTGATAAGTCCCGGAGCCGCAAAGATGATGACAGCTTGTCTGAGGCCTCTCATTCAAAAAAGACTGTTAAAAAG GTGGTGGTAGTGGAACAAAATGGTTCTTTTCAAGTAAAGATTCCCAAAAATTTTGTTTGTGAACACTGCTTTGGAGCCTTTCGGAGCAGTTACCACCTAAAGAGGCACATCCTTATTCACACTG GTGAGAAGCCATTTGAATGCGATATATGTGATATGCGTTTCATCCAGAAGTACCACCTGGAACGCCACAAGCGTGTGCACAGTGGTGAAAAGCCTTACCAGTGTGAACGGTGTCATCAG TGTTTTTCTCGGACAGATCGATTACTCAGACACAAACGGATGTGCCAAGGGTGCCAGTCCAAGACTTCCGACGGGCAGTTTTCTCTATAG